One window of Streptomyces sp. NBC_00273 genomic DNA carries:
- a CDS encoding ricin-type beta-trefoil lectin domain protein, protein MLVASLLPTQAWAAPPGDRAGVQLPGLQEDLKAKLDKVEAAKLEGWSGAPVQPPAEYEPSKITPPSAGTANVALAGDQLIQAGSLPISIGKASPTETNPTPPAPSGTWSVAVEARAVTEAANIDGALIKVTPPAEGSTPVDVQLDYKQFKDLYGTEWSTRLELKMLPQCFLTTPQLPECNTTKAVPSTNDPATGTVRATVDPATAPGQGMRTMAVGGGGPMVLAASDSGSGPGGTYSATPLAPSGSWSAGGNSGDFSWTYPLGTPAPAAGPVPKLAFTYSSQSVDGKTSVANSQASWIGDGWDYHPGFIERRYRTCSDDLKATPSKPNNDNSTDKKKNDLCWAGDNMVMSLGGSSTELVRDAASGQWVPAGDDGSKVERMTDANVANGAKDGEYWVVTTRDGVRYHFGRHDVDGAGTRAVTDSVFTVPVFGNHPGEPCYQAAFADSSCNQGWRWNLDYIEDLHGNAMVIDWKKETNHYAKNEKFQAKVPYTRGGYPSQITYGLRSTNLSGAPAGKVEFTVDERCIKEGSAKCTDTEFESKNYGDKQPWWDTPSSLHCKADAKDCFSTSPSFWTRKRLTAVTTYGQRTDGSTALSLVDRWNLTQSFPKQRTDTHPPLWLESITRTGYGTTKDTNGNQESTSLPPVSFLANVQDMPNRVATGPGDATPDFDRLRVETIRTETGNEIYVDYSAPCAVGTAHPKPEENTSRCFPVHWSPDSDLEKPPLAWFNKYVVERVVEKDRVARQPDVTTSYTYEGGAAWAKDTDEFTKPELRTYGQWRGYSSVVTKGGVTANAGKSDATAESQTRTYFFRGMSGDAGRPKGTIKDSTGKETLGEDLTHYQGRTAEVITYTQAGGSVDKRVLTWPSSQKTATRPRDGTTPLEAYRVNDSRTDTIQSISGGRFRVGRSQNTFESTYGLLESAQTESRAEDGSGNSVIADQICTLTTYVHNPAKHLIGLPQRVRATTGACAQAGTAAMLSDLRTSYDALNAFGTAPVKGLPFQVDSNDAAGTGWVTTAKTEYDALGRTVKVYDPAGNPTSTVFTPATGVPFSTKTTNPLGHTRVVKSDPGRDTVLEDIDTNNRKFRQAYDNLGRSKAVWTPSQKTTDPASQTFEYQISEHEPPVVTSKTLRDNGSYATSIAIYDGRLRPRQTQADALGGGRLITDTLYNANGTVRQTNNGYYAEGRPDGKIFVPESVFHVPNSTKTAYDGLGRPVRATTLYADVAQHSNTSRYEGDWTLTRTGMSADGQAPLSGSRAVKTWTDTSGRTSLIQHYTATDLTTWKDTAYAYDQRGKLAKVTDPVGNKWTYTYDARGRMTSSSDPDMGTASFTYDILDRKVSLTDASGRTQYTAFDALGRTTEIRENAADGPLVAAFTFDTLPGAKGLPVASTRYEGPTAYTSEVTGYDSESRPTGSKTTIPDVPATKGLAGTYTYSTTYTPRGQVQSTTMPATPGGLAAEKLITRYDADGMAKTVSGLSWYTADVVYSPKGEILRTANGNAPNRVWTTNLHNPSTGRVEQSISDRETANPNRVSAVSYSYDTVGNPTSITDTQAGGRVDRQCFAYDAVGQLTKAWTGKTAACTGPSLNDVTAGPDGDGYWQEYQFDKIGNRTKLIDHDLTNPALDDETKYTYGVQVGGNASLPPVTIQPHALSKAEKTTKTAASTVNSLSTYEYDASGNTKSRRIDGDTQALNWDRRNKLTSASSPGIGAVAVTGMAGKCIDVADGSSADGTAVQLYPCNTTAAQQWKLSGDTVRALGKCLTAQGGDAVLATCDGSAKQKFTYRPADKTLYNPAANACVTVPNDNPVDGNDLDIYTCVAGAVAQQWSFDNTTTYVYDASGNRLIEETGSSRTLYLGEAEVTVNKAGQAIDAVRYYGGPGNVTTTRRTGGKATGHKLNILLADHHNTATTSVEQAAGQKVTRRKSDPYGNARGTVPADWPGARSFLGTGIDDSDTGLTHIGAREYDQSTGRFMSVDPVLDITDPLQMNGYTYSNGNPISNWDPSGEALEECMSGMYVCSNRGTQPISKGRNYDRIVSENIAAMEQARVRRLYAEHYGSAVAGQAQQSYDRAVELYTSGQKYVRNQNNTSKEEMHKISVKYDPTSGSVAKQVAYKMYMYGASIEDIEYFSGHYCDFLSCNSPVEALLSGKNVDSPLYEATAGEAIGEAFAAGWASRTGVKGVTSKAAKSRPIFCAVNSFVTGTEVLLADGSTKPIEELGPNDLVLATDPDSDETASKAVTATIRTEDDKSYVDIGVLTADGVRTITATGHHLFWSESEQAWLTADALKPGMTLRTDEDVEASVASTRNYQAIKVTYNLTVADLHTYYVMAGGTPVLVHNDGGAPPGVWTIDGKKSTKIMNGGPFRVNYYQQAPDTNGKVYWWSPDKGHHSSSWKVFRETAKGLEWVSDAGPDGTFITEKHKSEKGKFIPWKSLKTVGC, encoded by the coding sequence ATGCTGGTTGCATCTCTTCTACCCACTCAAGCCTGGGCCGCGCCGCCGGGTGACCGCGCCGGAGTGCAGCTACCGGGCCTCCAGGAGGACCTCAAGGCCAAGCTCGACAAGGTCGAGGCCGCAAAGCTGGAGGGCTGGTCCGGAGCACCGGTCCAGCCTCCGGCCGAGTACGAACCGTCGAAGATCACTCCGCCCAGCGCCGGTACGGCGAACGTCGCTCTGGCCGGCGACCAGCTGATCCAGGCAGGATCCCTGCCGATCAGCATCGGCAAGGCCTCGCCGACGGAGACCAACCCGACCCCTCCGGCCCCGTCGGGCACGTGGTCGGTGGCGGTCGAGGCCCGGGCGGTGACCGAAGCCGCGAACATCGACGGCGCTCTCATCAAGGTCACGCCTCCGGCCGAAGGCTCGACCCCGGTCGACGTGCAGCTCGACTACAAGCAGTTCAAGGACCTGTACGGCACCGAGTGGTCGACGCGCCTGGAGCTGAAGATGCTCCCGCAGTGCTTCCTGACCACCCCGCAGCTGCCCGAGTGCAACACGACGAAGGCCGTCCCGAGCACGAACGACCCGGCGACGGGCACGGTCCGTGCGACCGTCGACCCGGCAACCGCGCCGGGCCAGGGCATGCGCACCATGGCCGTCGGTGGAGGCGGCCCGATGGTCCTGGCCGCCTCCGACTCCGGTTCGGGCCCCGGCGGAACCTACAGCGCGACCCCCCTGGCTCCCTCCGGCAGCTGGTCGGCCGGCGGCAACAGCGGTGACTTCTCGTGGACCTATCCGCTGGGCACACCCGCCCCTGCGGCCGGGCCCGTGCCGAAGCTCGCGTTCACGTACTCCTCGCAGTCCGTGGACGGGAAGACGTCCGTCGCGAACAGCCAGGCCTCCTGGATCGGCGACGGCTGGGACTACCACCCCGGCTTCATCGAGCGCCGGTACCGCACCTGTTCGGATGACCTCAAGGCCACGCCCAGCAAGCCGAACAACGACAACTCCACGGACAAGAAGAAGAACGACCTGTGCTGGGCCGGCGACAACATGGTGATGTCGCTCGGCGGTAGCAGCACCGAGCTCGTCCGTGACGCCGCCTCGGGCCAGTGGGTCCCCGCCGGGGACGACGGCTCCAAGGTCGAGCGCATGACCGACGCGAACGTCGCCAACGGCGCGAAGGACGGCGAGTACTGGGTCGTCACCACCCGTGACGGCGTCCGCTACCACTTCGGTCGCCACGACGTCGACGGCGCCGGTACCCGAGCCGTGACCGACTCCGTCTTCACCGTCCCGGTGTTCGGCAATCACCCCGGCGAGCCGTGCTACCAAGCTGCCTTCGCCGACTCCTCCTGCAACCAGGGCTGGCGCTGGAACCTCGACTACATCGAGGACCTCCACGGCAACGCGATGGTCATCGACTGGAAGAAGGAGACCAACCACTACGCCAAGAACGAGAAGTTCCAGGCGAAGGTCCCTTACACCCGCGGCGGCTACCCCAGCCAGATCACCTACGGCCTGCGCTCCACCAACCTCTCCGGCGCTCCGGCCGGCAAGGTGGAGTTCACCGTGGACGAGCGGTGCATCAAGGAGGGCTCGGCCAAGTGCACGGACACCGAGTTCGAGTCGAAGAACTACGGTGACAAGCAGCCCTGGTGGGACACCCCGTCGTCCCTGCACTGCAAGGCGGACGCGAAGGACTGCTTCAGTACCTCGCCGAGCTTCTGGACGCGCAAGCGCCTGACCGCCGTCACCACGTACGGCCAGCGCACCGACGGCTCCACGGCCCTCTCGCTCGTCGACCGCTGGAACCTGACCCAGTCCTTCCCCAAGCAGCGGACCGACACCCACCCGCCGCTGTGGCTCGAGTCGATCACCCGCACCGGCTACGGCACCACCAAGGACACCAACGGCAACCAGGAGAGCACCTCGCTCCCGCCGGTTTCCTTCCTCGCGAACGTCCAGGACATGCCCAACCGGGTCGCCACGGGTCCGGGCGACGCCACCCCGGACTTCGACCGCCTCCGCGTGGAGACCATCCGCACGGAGACCGGCAACGAGATCTACGTCGACTACTCCGCCCCCTGCGCGGTCGGCACCGCGCACCCCAAGCCGGAGGAGAACACCTCCCGCTGCTTCCCGGTCCACTGGTCACCCGACAGTGATCTCGAGAAGCCCCCGCTTGCCTGGTTCAACAAGTACGTCGTCGAGCGCGTGGTCGAGAAGGACCGCGTCGCCCGCCAGCCCGACGTCACCACCAGCTACACCTACGAGGGCGGCGCGGCCTGGGCCAAGGACACCGACGAATTCACCAAGCCCGAACTGCGCACGTACGGACAGTGGCGCGGCTACTCGTCCGTCGTCACCAAGGGCGGCGTGACGGCGAACGCCGGCAAGAGCGATGCGACGGCCGAATCCCAGACCCGCACCTACTTCTTCCGCGGCATGTCCGGTGACGCGGGACGCCCGAAGGGCACGATCAAGGACTCCACGGGCAAGGAGACCCTGGGTGAGGACCTGACCCACTACCAGGGCCGTACCGCCGAGGTGATCACCTACACCCAGGCCGGCGGCAGCGTCGACAAGCGCGTCCTCACCTGGCCCTCGAGCCAGAAGACCGCGACACGGCCCCGGGACGGAACCACCCCTCTCGAGGCCTACCGGGTCAACGACTCGCGCACGGACACGATCCAGTCGATCAGCGGCGGCCGCTTCCGCGTGGGGCGCTCCCAGAACACGTTCGAGTCGACCTACGGTCTCCTGGAGTCGGCCCAGACCGAGTCGCGCGCCGAGGACGGCAGCGGCAACTCGGTCATCGCCGACCAGATCTGCACGCTGACGACGTACGTGCACAACCCGGCGAAGCACCTGATCGGACTGCCTCAGCGGGTACGGGCCACCACGGGCGCCTGCGCCCAGGCCGGCACCGCCGCGATGCTCTCCGACCTGCGCACGTCGTACGACGCGCTCAACGCTTTCGGAACCGCTCCGGTCAAGGGGCTGCCCTTCCAGGTGGACAGCAACGACGCGGCCGGCACCGGCTGGGTCACCACCGCGAAGACCGAGTACGACGCACTGGGCCGCACGGTCAAGGTCTACGACCCGGCCGGCAACCCCACCTCCACCGTGTTCACCCCGGCCACCGGCGTCCCCTTCAGCACGAAGACGACGAACCCGCTCGGGCACACGCGCGTCGTCAAGAGCGACCCGGGCCGTGACACCGTCCTTGAGGACATAGACACCAACAACCGTAAGTTCAGGCAGGCTTACGACAACCTGGGCCGCTCCAAGGCCGTCTGGACGCCGTCGCAGAAGACCACCGACCCGGCGTCCCAGACCTTCGAGTACCAGATCTCGGAGCACGAGCCCCCGGTCGTCACCAGCAAGACCCTCCGGGACAACGGCAGCTACGCCACTTCCATCGCGATCTACGACGGCCGGCTGCGGCCGCGCCAGACCCAGGCGGACGCCCTGGGCGGCGGCCGTCTGATCACGGACACCCTCTACAACGCGAACGGCACCGTCCGGCAGACCAACAACGGCTACTACGCCGAGGGCCGCCCCGACGGAAAGATCTTCGTCCCGGAGAGCGTCTTCCACGTCCCGAACTCGACGAAGACGGCGTACGACGGCCTCGGCCGCCCCGTGCGCGCCACCACGCTGTACGCGGATGTGGCGCAGCACTCCAACACCAGCAGGTACGAGGGCGACTGGACGCTGACCCGCACCGGCATGTCGGCCGATGGTCAGGCGCCGCTCTCGGGCAGCCGCGCGGTCAAGACCTGGACCGACACGTCGGGCCGGACCTCGCTGATCCAGCACTACACGGCGACCGACCTCACGACGTGGAAGGACACGGCCTACGCGTACGACCAGCGCGGCAAGCTGGCCAAGGTGACCGACCCGGTCGGCAACAAGTGGACGTACACCTACGACGCCCGCGGCCGCATGACCTCGTCGAGCGACCCCGATATGGGAACGGCGAGCTTCACCTACGACATCCTCGACCGAAAGGTGTCCCTCACCGACGCCTCCGGCCGGACGCAGTACACGGCGTTCGACGCGCTCGGCCGTACGACCGAGATCCGGGAAAACGCAGCGGACGGCCCCCTGGTCGCCGCATTCACGTTCGACACACTGCCCGGTGCCAAGGGGCTGCCCGTGGCGTCGACCCGCTACGAGGGTCCGACGGCATACACCAGCGAGGTCACCGGCTACGACAGCGAATCCCGACCCACCGGCTCGAAAACCACCATCCCCGACGTCCCGGCCACCAAGGGCCTGGCCGGCACATACACCTACAGCACCACCTACACCCCGCGGGGGCAGGTCCAGTCCACGACGATGCCGGCCACACCGGGTGGCCTGGCAGCCGAGAAGCTGATCACGCGCTACGACGCCGACGGGATGGCCAAGACCGTCTCGGGCCTGTCGTGGTACACCGCCGACGTGGTGTACAGCCCGAAGGGCGAGATCCTGCGCACCGCCAACGGCAACGCCCCCAACAGGGTCTGGACGACCAACCTCCACAACCCCAGCACCGGCCGCGTCGAGCAGTCGATCAGTGACCGGGAGACCGCCAACCCGAACCGCGTCTCCGCCGTTTCATATTCCTACGACACGGTCGGCAATCCGACCTCGATCACCGATACCCAGGCCGGTGGCCGTGTCGACCGCCAGTGCTTCGCGTACGACGCGGTGGGCCAGCTCACCAAGGCATGGACGGGCAAGACCGCCGCATGCACCGGGCCCTCGCTGAACGACGTCACCGCCGGTCCGGACGGCGACGGCTACTGGCAGGAGTACCAGTTCGACAAGATCGGCAATCGCACCAAGCTGATCGACCACGACCTCACCAACCCGGCGCTGGACGACGAGACGAAGTACACCTACGGCGTCCAGGTCGGCGGGAACGCTTCCCTGCCTCCCGTCACCATCCAGCCCCACGCCCTGTCCAAGGCCGAGAAGACCACCAAGACGGCAGCGTCCACGGTCAACTCGCTCTCGACCTACGAATACGACGCCTCCGGCAACACCAAGTCCCGGCGCATCGACGGCGACACCCAGGCCCTGAACTGGGACCGCCGCAACAAGCTCACCTCGGCGAGCAGCCCCGGCATCGGTGCGGTCGCCGTCACCGGCATGGCGGGCAAGTGCATCGACGTCGCCGATGGCTCCAGCGCGGACGGCACGGCCGTCCAGCTCTATCCGTGCAACACGACCGCGGCCCAGCAGTGGAAGCTGAGTGGTGACACCGTCCGCGCCCTCGGCAAGTGCCTGACGGCGCAGGGCGGCGATGCGGTACTGGCAACCTGCGACGGCAGCGCCAAGCAGAAGTTCACCTACCGTCCCGCCGACAAGACGCTGTACAACCCGGCGGCCAACGCCTGTGTCACCGTCCCCAACGACAACCCCGTCGACGGCAACGACCTCGACATCTACACCTGTGTCGCGGGCGCCGTCGCCCAGCAGTGGAGCTTCGACAACACCACCACCTACGTCTACGACGCCAGCGGCAACCGCCTCATCGAGGAGACTGGCAGCTCCCGCACCCTCTACCTCGGCGAAGCCGAGGTCACCGTCAACAAGGCCGGTCAGGCCATCGACGCCGTCCGCTACTACGGTGGCCCAGGCAATGTCACCACCACCCGCCGAACGGGCGGCAAGGCCACCGGTCACAAGCTCAACATCCTGCTGGCCGACCATCACAACACCGCGACGACCTCCGTAGAGCAGGCCGCGGGTCAGAAGGTAACCCGACGCAAATCAGACCCGTACGGCAACGCCCGAGGGACGGTGCCTGCCGACTGGCCCGGTGCCCGCAGTTTCCTCGGCACGGGCATCGACGACTCCGACACGGGCCTGACGCACATCGGTGCGCGTGAGTACGACCAGAGCACCGGCCGCTTCATGTCGGTCGACCCGGTACTCGACATCACCGACCCGCTCCAGATGAACGGGTATACGTACTCCAACGGCAATCCCATCAGCAACTGGGATCCGTCGGGCGAGGCCCTCGAAGAGTGCATGAGCGGCATGTACGTGTGCAGCAACCGGGGCACGCAGCCCATCAGCAAGGGCCGGAACTACGACAGGATCGTCTCGGAGAACATCGCCGCCATGGAGCAGGCGAGGGTCAGGCGGCTGTACGCCGAGCACTACGGCTCAGCGGTCGCCGGTCAGGCGCAGCAGTCGTACGACCGCGCCGTGGAGCTCTACACCTCGGGTCAGAAGTACGTCCGCAACCAGAACAACACGTCGAAGGAGGAGATGCACAAGATCAGTGTCAAGTACGACCCGACCAGCGGGAGCGTCGCCAAGCAGGTCGCATACAAGATGTACATGTACGGGGCGTCGATCGAGGACATCGAGTACTTCAGCGGGCACTACTGCGACTTCCTGTCGTGCAACTCGCCTGTCGAAGCGCTCCTGAGCGGGAAGAACGTCGACAGTCCGCTGTACGAGGCGACTGCTGGTGAAGCCATCGGCGAAGCCTTCGCCGCAGGGTGGGCGTCCCGCACAGGCGTGAAGGGAGTCACCAGCAAGGCCGCCAAGTCCAGGCCGATCTTCTGCGCCGTGAACAGCTTCGTCACCGGCACCGAAGTACTCCTGGCCGACGGGTCCACGAAGCCGATCGAGGAACTCGGGCCCAACGATCTCGTACTGGCGACCGACCCCGATTCCGACGAGACGGCGAGCAAGGCCGTCACAGCGACGATTCGCACCGAGGACGACAAGTCCTATGTCGACATCGGGGTCCTAACTGCCGACGGTGTGCGGACGATCACCGCCACGGGCCACCACCTGTTCTGGTCGGAGTCCGAGCAGGCTTGGCTCACCGCTGATGCCCTCAAGCCGGGCATGACTCTGCGCACGGACGAGGACGTCGAGGCGTCGGTCGCCTCGACGCGCAACTACCAGGCGATCAAGGTCACCTACAACCTGACCGTCGCCGACCTGCACACGTACTATGTGATGGCGGGCGGGACTCCCGTACTCGTCCACAACGATGGCGGAGCGCCTCCGGGTGTTTGGACCATCGACGGCAAGAAGTCCACCAAGATCATGAACGGTGGGCCTTTCAGGGTCAACTACTACCAGCAAGCGCCTGACACGAACGGAAAGGTCTACTGGTGGAGCCCCGACAAGGGCCATCACAGCTCGTCCTGGAAGGTATTCAGAGAGACCGCAAAGGGACTTGAGTGGGTGTCTGACGCCGGCCCGGACGGAACCTTCATCACGGAGAAGCACAAGAGCGAGAAGGGGAAATTCATTCCCTGGAAGAGCCTGAAAACAGTTGGATGCTGA
- a CDS encoding immunity 49 family protein — MNQDNSSESSTGHGGESAEELLRGVHARLLPVGLITPEVAGGMQYARLVADELVFAYALDAPTSVRTLTDGDVARAGIEELGQAARANLMRVPVTYEAIPLEGRATLHSVYGDSHFVASKALYLGELARQVTGESLPSAGALVVVPTRHLLAFHPIADGSVVDALNDLAAYALGAYEDGPGPLSPRVYWWHRGGLTSLTVVDEDTRTLSLQPPQHLLGLLKGLVRLDRAGRIAVPGADRAAPDPAALTRATVESVARLAHDPSELGDAFDSALALAHVRCVADPGASDVVTWDAWETAVRLGSALFTGAEPAQWYLGEENTLRLPATAAAPPADARAWLDAVYLALACRAHDRVARLCGVPMEALRQDDTVDAHVLHWIDTLQTYLTGGPGDAVVEKLLATMQTSLPETLTHSPDEFVNRVDYQPVALFHRFFTGDHEAFGEVLAEALAEHGGYWAESAVPRARVALGPLAMACLAHDQGFPLDPELPFLPRYLVDGKRVEHIS; from the coding sequence GTGAATCAAGACAACTCATCTGAATCCAGCACCGGTCACGGCGGCGAGAGCGCCGAGGAACTGCTGCGCGGGGTGCACGCCCGGCTGTTGCCCGTCGGGTTGATCACCCCGGAGGTCGCCGGTGGCATGCAGTACGCCCGGCTCGTGGCGGACGAGCTGGTTTTCGCCTACGCCCTCGACGCGCCCACCAGCGTGCGCACCCTCACCGACGGCGACGTGGCGCGTGCCGGGATCGAGGAGCTGGGGCAGGCGGCGCGCGCCAACCTGATGCGGGTACCCGTCACGTACGAGGCGATCCCCCTCGAGGGGCGGGCCACGCTGCACTCCGTCTACGGCGACTCGCACTTCGTGGCCTCCAAGGCGCTGTACCTCGGAGAGCTGGCCCGGCAGGTCACCGGTGAGTCGCTGCCGTCCGCCGGCGCCCTCGTCGTCGTTCCGACCCGCCACCTGCTGGCATTCCATCCGATAGCCGACGGCTCGGTGGTGGACGCCCTCAACGACCTGGCCGCGTACGCCCTGGGCGCCTACGAAGACGGCCCCGGGCCTCTGTCGCCGCGCGTGTACTGGTGGCACCGGGGCGGCCTGACCTCGCTCACGGTCGTCGACGAGGACACGCGCACGCTGTCGCTGCAGCCGCCGCAGCACCTGCTCGGACTGTTGAAGGGGCTGGTCCGTCTCGACCGCGCAGGCCGCATTGCCGTGCCCGGCGCAGACCGTGCGGCCCCGGACCCCGCCGCCCTCACCCGCGCGACCGTGGAGTCGGTGGCCCGGCTCGCGCACGACCCGTCGGAGCTGGGCGACGCCTTCGACTCGGCCCTGGCCCTCGCCCACGTCCGCTGTGTCGCCGACCCGGGCGCCTCCGACGTGGTCACGTGGGACGCGTGGGAGACGGCCGTGCGGCTCGGCTCCGCGCTGTTCACCGGTGCCGAGCCGGCGCAGTGGTACCTGGGCGAGGAGAACACCCTGCGGCTGCCCGCCACGGCCGCGGCTCCGCCCGCGGACGCCCGCGCCTGGCTCGACGCCGTCTACCTCGCGCTCGCCTGCCGCGCGCACGACCGGGTGGCCCGGCTGTGCGGGGTCCCGATGGAGGCGCTGCGGCAGGACGACACCGTCGACGCCCACGTCCTGCACTGGATCGACACCCTGCAGACCTACCTCACCGGCGGCCCCGGCGACGCGGTCGTGGAGAAGCTGCTCGCCACCATGCAGACGTCCCTGCCCGAGACGCTGACCCACTCCCCGGACGAGTTCGTCAACCGCGTCGACTACCAGCCGGTCGCACTCTTCCACCGCTTCTTCACGGGGGACCACGAGGCCTTCGGCGAGGTGCTCGCCGAAGCCCTCGCGGAACACGGGGGCTACTGGGCGGAGTCGGCGGTGCCGCGCGCCCGGGTGGCGCTCGGCCCGCTCGCCATGGCCTGCCTCGCCCACGACCAGGGCTTCCCGCTCGACCCGGAACTGCCGTTCCTGCCCAGGTACCTCGTCGACGGCAAGCGGGTCGAGCACATCTCC